Proteins encoded together in one Streptomyces sp. TLI_171 window:
- a CDS encoding cellulase family glycosylhydrolase, with amino-acid sequence MSVRTTTLALVSALAATAAATLALTGAGTAAAAGVQCSVDYTTNDWGSGFTANVKLTNAGASAISGWSIGYSYTGNQTLSGSGWNGTWSQSGKNVTIAAPAWATSLAAGGSVTAGANFSYSGSNAAPTSFTVNGAACNGASTPSPSASASPSPSASASPSPSASASPSPSASGSASPSPSGSTGTGDGKAPALHVAGNQLVDASGKQVVLRGVNRSGMEFMCVQGYGFSDGPVDGASIAAIKSWKANAVRVPLNEDCWNGYADVKPEYAGENYRTAVKNFVYALRDAGITPIVELHWSQGLYTGNSAGCSDVNSTCQKPMPGAGAATFWSSVATTFKNDPSVVFDMFNEPYPDRAVSGLDQAWNCWRDGGSACPGINYTVSGMQTLVNSVRTAGANNVIMLGGLAYSNDLGQWLAHKPTDPAGNLAAAWHVYNFNTCSSQSCWSSTVAPVAAQVPLVIGEIGENDCAHGFIDQVMSWADAAKVSYLGWTWNTWDCAQGPSLISNFDGTPTAFGLGLKNHLLAVN; translated from the coding sequence ATGTCCGTCCGCACCACCACCCTGGCGCTGGTCTCGGCGCTGGCCGCGACCGCTGCGGCCACCCTCGCGCTCACCGGCGCCGGCACCGCCGCCGCCGCCGGGGTCCAGTGCTCGGTCGACTACACGACCAATGACTGGGGCAGCGGCTTCACCGCCAACGTGAAACTTACGAACGCCGGCGCCTCCGCGATCAGCGGCTGGAGCATCGGCTACTCCTACACCGGCAACCAGACGCTCTCCGGCTCCGGCTGGAACGGCACCTGGAGCCAGTCCGGCAAGAACGTCACCATCGCCGCCCCGGCCTGGGCCACCAGCCTGGCGGCGGGCGGCTCGGTCACCGCCGGCGCCAACTTCTCCTACAGCGGCAGCAACGCGGCCCCGACCTCGTTCACCGTCAACGGCGCGGCCTGCAACGGCGCCTCGACCCCCTCGCCCTCGGCCTCCGCCTCGCCCTCCCCCTCCGCGTCGGCCTCGCCGTCCCCGTCCGCCTCCGCCTCCCCGTCGCCGTCCGCCTCGGGGTCCGCCTCGCCCTCGCCGTCCGGGAGCACCGGCACCGGTGACGGCAAGGCCCCGGCGCTGCACGTCGCGGGCAACCAGCTGGTCGACGCGAGCGGCAAGCAGGTCGTCCTGCGCGGCGTGAACCGCTCCGGCATGGAGTTCATGTGCGTCCAGGGCTACGGCTTCAGCGACGGGCCGGTGGACGGCGCGTCGATCGCCGCGATCAAGAGCTGGAAGGCCAACGCCGTCCGCGTCCCGCTCAACGAGGACTGCTGGAACGGCTACGCCGACGTCAAGCCGGAGTACGCGGGCGAGAACTACCGCACCGCGGTGAAGAACTTCGTCTACGCGCTGCGGGACGCCGGGATCACCCCGATCGTCGAGCTGCACTGGTCGCAGGGCCTCTACACCGGTAACTCCGCCGGCTGCTCGGACGTCAACTCGACCTGCCAGAAGCCGATGCCGGGCGCGGGCGCGGCGACCTTCTGGAGCTCGGTGGCCACCACCTTCAAGAACGACCCGTCGGTGGTCTTCGACATGTTCAACGAGCCCTACCCGGACCGCGCCGTGTCCGGCCTCGACCAGGCCTGGAACTGCTGGCGGGACGGCGGCAGCGCCTGCCCCGGCATCAACTACACGGTCAGCGGCATGCAGACCCTGGTGAACAGCGTCCGCACGGCCGGCGCGAACAACGTGATCATGCTCGGCGGCCTCGCCTACTCCAACGACCTCGGCCAGTGGCTGGCCCACAAGCCGACCGACCCGGCGGGCAACCTGGCCGCGGCCTGGCACGTGTACAACTTCAACACCTGCTCCAGCCAGTCCTGCTGGAGCTCCACGGTGGCCCCGGTGGCCGCACAGGTTCCGCTGGTGATCGGCGAGATCGGTGAGAACGACTGCGCCCACGGCTTCATCGACCAGGTGATGTCCTGGGCCGACGCCGCCAAGGTCTCCTACCTCGGCTGGACCTGGAACACCTGGGACTGCGCCCAGGGCCCGTCGCTGATCTCCAACTTCGACGGCACCCCGACCGCGTTCGGTCTGGGGCTCAAGAACCACCTGCTGGCCGTCAACTGA
- a CDS encoding glycoside hydrolase family 48 protein, whose protein sequence is MSPRRNRVSAVTAALTLLAAGLSTAVAVPASAAVVQCSVDYTTNDWGSGFTANVAINNKGTAALNGWTLTYSYAGNQTLSGSGWNGTWSQSGKNVTVAAPAWATTIAAGGSATAGANFSYSGTNTAPTAFAVNGTSCTGAHAAPTTTLTSPAPGANYQAGAAIPLSATASAADGATISKVEFYDNTTLLGTATTAPYTYSWTGAASGNHSIYAKAYDSLGASSESTPAGVTVASGPSISATPLTLSVNQGKTGSFAVKLSSQPSANVTVTTTRSAGNTGLSISSGATLTFTPSNWSTAQNVTLTADASSTGSATFTSTATGYTSSAVTVTELAAASGVYNDRFLQLYNKIKDPANGYFSPEGIPYHSVETLLVEAPDQGHETTSEAYSYLLWLEAQYGRVTQDWTKFNSAWTLMETYMIPGHVDQPTNSYYNASKPATYAPERPLPSDYPAALDTSVTAGNDPIASELKSAYGTDDIYGMHWLQDVDNVYGYGNAPGKCEAGPTDTGPSFINTYQRGAQESVFETIPQPTCDKFTYGGKNGYLDLFVKDSSYAKQWKYTDAPDADARAIQAAYWADTWAKAQGNGSQVATTVAKAGKMGDYLRYSFFDKYFKKVGNCVGATSCAAGSGKDSEHYLLSWYYAWGGATDTSAGWAWRIGDSAAHGGYQNPMAAYALVNDPAMAPKSTTGKTDWTTSMGRQVEFTQWLQSSEGAIAGGATNSWEGNYGTPPTGTPTFYGMFYDEAPVYHDPASNQWFGFQAWGLERMAEYYYSSNDPKAKAILDKWVTWALSKTTFNADGSYQIPSTLAWSGKPDTWNAASPGANTGLHVSVVDYTNDVGVAGSYAKLLSYYAAKSGNAAAKTAAQKLLDGMWTNNQDALGISVPETRTDYKRFNDSVSVPSGWTGTMPNGDPINSSSTFLSIRSWYKNDPSFAKVQSYLNGGAAPTFTYHRFWAQADIATAMATYGDLFGG, encoded by the coding sequence TTGTCTCCACGCCGTAACCGGGTGTCGGCGGTCACCGCCGCCCTCACACTGCTCGCCGCCGGCCTTTCGACCGCGGTCGCCGTCCCGGCCTCCGCCGCCGTCGTCCAGTGCTCCGTCGACTACACGACGAACGACTGGGGCAGCGGCTTCACCGCCAACGTGGCGATCAACAACAAGGGCACCGCCGCACTCAACGGCTGGACGCTCACCTACTCCTACGCCGGCAACCAGACCCTCTCGGGCTCCGGTTGGAACGGCACCTGGAGCCAGTCCGGCAAGAACGTCACCGTCGCCGCCCCGGCCTGGGCGACCACCATCGCGGCAGGCGGCTCGGCCACCGCCGGCGCCAACTTCAGCTACAGCGGCACCAACACGGCGCCGACCGCGTTCGCCGTCAACGGGACCAGCTGCACGGGTGCGCACGCGGCCCCCACCACCACCCTGACCAGCCCTGCCCCGGGCGCCAACTACCAGGCGGGTGCGGCGATTCCGCTCTCCGCCACGGCCTCGGCGGCGGACGGCGCGACGATCAGCAAGGTGGAGTTCTACGACAACACCACGCTGCTCGGCACCGCCACCACCGCCCCGTACACCTACAGCTGGACGGGTGCGGCGAGCGGCAACCACTCGATCTACGCCAAGGCGTACGACAGCCTGGGCGCGAGCAGCGAGTCGACCCCGGCGGGCGTCACCGTCGCGTCGGGCCCGTCGATCAGCGCGACCCCGCTGACCCTGTCGGTCAACCAGGGCAAGACCGGCAGCTTCGCGGTGAAGCTGTCCAGCCAGCCGAGCGCCAACGTCACCGTCACCACCACCCGCAGCGCGGGCAACACCGGACTGTCCATCAGCTCCGGTGCGACGCTGACCTTCACGCCGAGCAACTGGTCGACGGCGCAGAACGTCACGCTCACCGCCGACGCCTCCTCCACCGGCTCGGCCACCTTCACCTCCACCGCCACCGGGTACACCTCCTCGGCGGTCACGGTGACCGAGCTGGCCGCCGCCTCGGGCGTGTACAACGACCGGTTCCTGCAGCTCTACAACAAGATCAAGGACCCGGCGAACGGCTACTTCTCGCCCGAGGGCATCCCCTACCACTCGGTGGAGACCCTGCTGGTCGAGGCCCCCGACCAGGGCCACGAGACCACCTCGGAGGCGTACTCCTACCTGCTCTGGCTGGAGGCCCAGTACGGGCGGGTGACCCAGGACTGGACGAAGTTCAACTCGGCATGGACGCTCATGGAGACGTACATGATCCCGGGTCACGTCGACCAGCCGACCAACTCGTACTACAACGCCTCGAAGCCGGCCACCTACGCGCCCGAGCGCCCGCTGCCGAGCGACTACCCGGCGGCGCTGGACACCTCGGTGACCGCGGGCAACGACCCGATCGCCAGCGAGCTGAAGAGCGCGTACGGCACCGACGACATCTACGGCATGCACTGGCTGCAGGACGTCGACAACGTGTACGGCTACGGCAACGCGCCCGGCAAGTGCGAGGCCGGCCCGACCGACACCGGTCCCTCGTTCATCAACACCTACCAGCGCGGCGCGCAGGAGTCGGTGTTCGAGACCATCCCGCAGCCCACCTGCGACAAGTTCACCTACGGCGGCAAGAACGGCTACCTGGACCTGTTCGTCAAGGACAGCTCCTACGCCAAGCAGTGGAAGTACACCGACGCGCCGGACGCCGACGCCCGCGCCATCCAGGCCGCCTACTGGGCCGACACCTGGGCCAAGGCCCAGGGCAACGGCTCGCAGGTCGCCACCACGGTGGCCAAGGCCGGCAAGATGGGCGACTACCTGCGGTACTCGTTCTTCGACAAGTACTTCAAGAAGGTCGGCAACTGCGTCGGCGCCACCTCCTGCGCGGCCGGCAGCGGCAAGGACTCCGAGCACTACCTGCTGTCCTGGTACTACGCCTGGGGCGGCGCCACCGACACCTCGGCCGGCTGGGCCTGGCGGATCGGCGACAGCGCGGCGCACGGCGGCTACCAGAACCCGATGGCCGCGTACGCGCTGGTCAACGACCCGGCGATGGCGCCCAAGTCGACCACCGGCAAGACCGACTGGACCACCTCGATGGGCCGTCAGGTCGAGTTCACCCAGTGGCTGCAGTCCTCCGAGGGCGCGATCGCGGGCGGCGCCACCAACAGCTGGGAGGGCAACTACGGGACCCCGCCGACCGGCACCCCGACCTTCTACGGGATGTTCTACGACGAGGCGCCGGTCTACCACGACCCGGCCTCCAACCAGTGGTTCGGCTTCCAGGCCTGGGGCCTGGAGCGGATGGCGGAGTACTACTACTCCAGCAACGACCCGAAGGCCAAGGCCATCCTGGACAAGTGGGTGACCTGGGCGCTGTCCAAGACCACCTTCAACGCCGACGGCAGCTACCAGATCCCGTCCACCCTGGCCTGGAGCGGCAAGCCGGACACCTGGAACGCCGCCTCCCCGGGCGCCAACACCGGCCTGCACGTGAGCGTGGTCGACTACACCAACGACGTCGGTGTGGCCGGCTCCTACGCCAAGCTGCTGTCCTACTACGCGGCCAAGTCCGGCAACGCGGCGGCCAAGACCGCGGCGCAGAAGCTGCTCGACGGCATGTGGACCAACAACCAGGACGCGCTGGGCATCTCGGTGCCGGAGACCCGCACCGACTACAAGCGGTTCAACGACTCGGTCTCGGTGCCGAGCGGCTGGACCGGCACCATGCCCAACGGCGACCCGATCAACAGCAGCTCCACCTTCCTGTCGATCCGGTCCTGGTACAAGAACGACCCGTCCTTCGCGAAGGTCCAGTCCTACCTGAACGGCGGCGCGGCCCCGACGTTCACCTACCACCGGTTCTGGGCGCAGGCCGACATCGCCACCGCGATGGCGACCTACGGCGACCTGTTCGGCGGCTGA
- a CDS encoding S8 family serine peptidase, whose product MSVPRIRRTSLAAACLALATAGALALPATSASAATADGPLLNYVVNTKANHGQTKKAEREIEAAGGSVVASYEQIGVVIARSNDPGFAAKLRRSNTIDSVGASRTAGIQADVEDTVQEAAVPAAAPADGSEPLWANQWDMRQIGVDQAHAATLGSRSVVVGVLDSGIDATHEDLAANVDPALSASCLSGKADTSWQSWQPTSSDHGTHVAGTIAAAKNGKGIEGIAPGVRLAAVKVVDDGGFIYPEYAICGFVWAAEHHFKVTNNSYYVDPWMFNCADDPDQAAITEGVRRAVDYSRRGGVLNVAAAGNENIDLAHKTVDVSSPDDTTPVERPIDANCLDLPAELPGVVAVSSVGVKGDKSYYSSYGLNKVAVAAPGGDARYQLPDTPDHNGRVLSTVRGNKYAYMQGTSMASPHVTGVVALLASTHPWAGPDQLRSLLVKQADAHACPTGVYNPGGAGAWNATCEGGAENNGFYGAGVVSAAKAADWWRN is encoded by the coding sequence ATGAGCGTTCCCCGGATCCGCCGTACTTCACTCGCCGCGGCCTGCCTCGCGCTGGCCACGGCGGGCGCACTCGCGCTGCCGGCCACCAGTGCCTCGGCCGCGACTGCCGACGGGCCCCTGCTCAACTACGTGGTGAACACCAAGGCCAACCACGGCCAGACCAAGAAGGCCGAGCGCGAGATCGAGGCCGCCGGCGGCAGCGTGGTCGCCTCCTACGAGCAGATAGGAGTGGTGATCGCCCGCTCGAACGACCCGGGCTTCGCCGCCAAGCTCCGCCGCTCGAACACCATCGACTCGGTCGGCGCCAGCCGCACCGCCGGCATCCAGGCCGACGTGGAGGACACCGTCCAGGAGGCGGCGGTACCCGCCGCCGCCCCGGCCGACGGCAGCGAGCCGCTCTGGGCCAACCAGTGGGACATGCGGCAGATCGGCGTCGACCAGGCCCACGCGGCCACCCTCGGCAGCCGCTCCGTCGTGGTCGGCGTGCTCGACTCCGGCATCGACGCCACCCACGAGGACCTGGCCGCCAACGTCGACCCCGCGCTGTCCGCCTCCTGCCTCAGCGGCAAGGCCGACACCAGCTGGCAGTCCTGGCAGCCCACCAGCAGCGACCACGGCACCCACGTGGCCGGCACCATCGCCGCCGCCAAGAACGGCAAGGGCATCGAGGGCATCGCCCCCGGCGTGCGGCTGGCCGCCGTCAAGGTGGTCGACGACGGCGGGTTCATCTACCCCGAGTACGCGATCTGCGGCTTCGTCTGGGCCGCCGAACACCACTTCAAGGTCACCAACAACAGCTACTACGTCGACCCGTGGATGTTCAACTGCGCCGACGACCCCGACCAGGCCGCCATCACCGAGGGCGTCCGCCGGGCCGTCGACTACTCCCGCCGCGGCGGCGTGCTGAACGTCGCCGCCGCCGGCAACGAGAACATCGACCTGGCCCACAAGACCGTCGACGTCAGCAGCCCGGACGACACCACCCCGGTCGAGCGGCCCATCGACGCCAACTGCCTGGACCTGCCCGCCGAACTCCCCGGCGTGGTCGCGGTCTCCTCGGTCGGCGTCAAGGGCGACAAGTCCTACTACTCCAGCTACGGCCTGAACAAGGTCGCCGTGGCCGCCCCCGGCGGCGACGCCCGCTACCAGCTGCCGGACACCCCCGACCACAACGGCCGGGTGCTGTCCACCGTCCGCGGCAACAAGTACGCCTACATGCAGGGCACTTCGATGGCGTCCCCGCACGTCACCGGCGTGGTCGCGCTGCTCGCCTCCACCCACCCGTGGGCCGGGCCCGACCAGCTGCGCAGCCTGCTGGTGAAGCAGGCCGACGCGCACGCCTGCCCGACCGGCGTCTACAACCCCGGCGGCGCCGGGGCGTGGAACGCCACCTGCGAGGGCGGCGCGGAGAACAACGGCTTCTACGGCGCGGGCGTGGTCTCCGCCGCCAAGGCCGCGGACTGGTGGCGCAACTGA